In the Chloroflexota bacterium genome, AATGCGCGTTCTCATGCTCTCGTGGGAGTATCCGCCGCACATAGTCGGCGGGTTGGGCCGCCACGTGACCGAATTAGTGCCTGCGCTGGCCCGCCAGGGCGTGGAGGTCGAAGTGGTCACGCCCCGCTGGGCTGGAGGCGAGGCCAGGGAGGCTTCGCCATCTGGTGCCGTCATCCACCGCGTGGACCCGCCCGACGTCGGCCTGGCCGATATCTTCACCTCCGCCTGGCAGACCAACACCCGCCTGGCCGAATTTGCCGCGCCCCTCGTCCGCCCGGACCCAGCCGGCTCCTCCTCCCGCTGTCGCGCCGACATCCTCCACGCCCACGACTGGTTGGTCTCCTTCGCTGCCGTGGCTCTCAAGACCAACTTCCACATCCCCCTGCTGGCCACCATTCACGCCACCGAGCGCGGTCGGGGCCACGGCTATCTGGGCAGTGATATGTCCCGTGCTATCCACAATGCGGAGTGGTGGCTCACTTTCGAGGCCTGGCGTGTGATCTGTTGCAGCGGTTACATGGCGAGCGAAGTCATGGGCTTCTTCCACGTCCCACCAGACAAACTGGACGTCATCCCCAATGGCGTGGATACCTCGGTGTTTGACGCCCTGGATGAGGAGGACCTATCGTACTTCCGCACGAT is a window encoding:
- a CDS encoding glycosyltransferase family 4 protein codes for the protein MRVLMLSWEYPPHIVGGLGRHVTELVPALARQGVEVEVVTPRWAGGEAREASPSGAVIHRVDPPDVGLADIFTSAWQTNTRLAEFAAPLVRPDPAGSSSRCRADILHAHDWLVSFAAVALKTNFHIPLLATIHATERGRGHGYLGSDMSRAIHNAEWWLTFEAWRVICCSGYMASEVMGFFHVPPDKLDVIPNGVDTSVFDALDEEDLSYFRTMYALPDERIVFYVGRVVHEKGLHILVEAVPKVLSEHPEAKFVIAGTGGMLEALRRRAWELGVGPKVLFTGYIPDEARNRLYKVADVAVFPSLYEPFGIVALEAMAARTPVVASDVGGLHEVVKHGET